The Theropithecus gelada isolate Dixy chromosome X, Tgel_1.0, whole genome shotgun sequence genome includes a window with the following:
- the LOC112615004 gene encoding cancer/testis antigen 47B-like isoform X1 — protein MSATGDQDPIQEDRKAPVSQERAQAEAGGDREAGDSGPDSGDMVPVAEVAGVTGPTRGLGEEEGEQAAGLAAAPVVRNPEEDSEIRIVEEEEEEEEERNEAGNFDLVAATRRYPIIGFRVEFLDMVHSLLRRIYHNDHILIGMRGGRLMRRPRTAAPSGSNEPALLLVRERLGVGAMGPEGEGLGLLQEAASVPEPEVPADQAEMTREPAEESAEEASEEHAEEAAEEELAEEAAEEPATEEPAAEEEAAEEPAAEEAAAPEEVTKYQHEKWDEKAQDSAGEEEKEQEKEKDEENKVKNSKGT, from the exons ATGTCTGCCACAGGGGATCAAGACCCGATCCAAGAGGACCGGAAGGCCCCAGTGAGCCAGGAGAGAGCACAGGCCGAGGCGGGAGGTGACCGGGAGGCTGGTGACTCTGGCCCAGACAGTGGCGACATGGTGCCCGTGGCCGAGGTGGCCGGAGTCACAGGGCCCACGAGAGGCcttggggaggaggagggtgagCAGGCGGCAGGCTTGGCCGCAGCCCCTGTGGTCAGGAACCCCGAGGAAGACTCAGAGATCAGGATAGTA gaggaggaggaggaggaggaggaagagaggaatgaGGCGGGCAACTTTGATTTGGTCGCGGCCACCCGTCGCTACCCCATAATAGGCTTTCGCGTGGAGTTTCTGGACATGGTCCACTCCCTTCTCCGCCGCATCTATCACAACGACCACATCCTGATCGGGATGCGTGGCGGCCGCCTGATGCGGAGGCCCCGCACTGCGGCGCCCAGTGGCTCAAATGAGCCCGCACTGTTGCTGGTGCGTgagaggctgggcgtgggggcCATGGGCCCTGAGGGCGAGGGCCTGGGCCTGCTCCAGGAGGCCGCGTCGGTCCCAGAGCCTGAGGTGCCAGCAGACCAGGCTGAGATGACCAGGGAGCCTGCAGAAGAGTCCGCAGAGGAGGCCTCAGAGGAGCACGCAGAGGAGGCCgcagaggaggagcttgcagagGAGGCCGCAGAGGAACCGGCCACAGAGGAACCAGCTGCAGAGGAGGAGGCCGCAGAGGAACCGGCCGCAGAGGAGGCTGCTGCTCCCGAGG AAGTCACTAAATATCAGCATGAAAAGTGGGATGAAAAGGCCCAAGATTCTGCAGGcgaggaagagaaagaacaagagaaagagaaggatgagGAAAACAAGGTGAAGAACTCCAAAGGGACCTAG
- the LOC112615004 gene encoding cancer/testis antigen 47B-like isoform X2, with translation MSATGDQDPIQEDRKAPVSQERAQAEAGGDREAGDSGPDSGDMVPVAEVAGVTGPTRGLGEEEGEQAAGLAAAPVVRNPEEDSEIRIVEEEEEEEERNEAGNFDLVAATRRYPIIGFRVEFLDMVHSLLRRIYHNDHILIGMRGGRLMRRPRTAAPSGSNEPALLLVRERLGVGAMGPEGEGLGLLQEAASVPEPEVPADQAEMTREPAEESAEEASEEHAEEAAEEELAEEAAEEPATEEPAAEEEAAEEPAAEEAAAPEEVTKYQHEKWDEKAQDSAGEEEKEQEKEKDEENKVKNSKGT, from the exons ATGTCTGCCACAGGGGATCAAGACCCGATCCAAGAGGACCGGAAGGCCCCAGTGAGCCAGGAGAGAGCACAGGCCGAGGCGGGAGGTGACCGGGAGGCTGGTGACTCTGGCCCAGACAGTGGCGACATGGTGCCCGTGGCCGAGGTGGCCGGAGTCACAGGGCCCACGAGAGGCcttggggaggaggagggtgagCAGGCGGCAGGCTTGGCCGCAGCCCCTGTGGTCAGGAACCCCGAGGAAGACTCAGAGATCAGGATAGTA gaggaggaggaggaggaggaagagaggaatgaGGCGGGCAACTTTGATTTGGTCGCGGCCACCCGTCGCTACCCCATAATAGGCTTTCGCGTGGAGTTTCTGGACATGGTCCACTCCCTTCTCCGCCGCATCTATCACAACGACCACATCCTGATCGGGATGCGTGGCGGCCGCCTGATGCGGAGGCCCCGCACTGCGGCGCCCAGTGGCTCAAATGAGCCCGCACTGTTGCTGGTGCGTgagaggctgggcgtgggggcCATGGGCCCTGAGGGCGAGGGCCTGGGCCTGCTCCAGGAGGCCGCGTCGGTCCCAGAGCCTGAGGTGCCAGCAGACCAGGCTGAGATGACCAGGGAGCCTGCAGAAGAGTCCGCAGAGGAGGCCTCAGAGGAGCACGCAGAGGAGGCCgcagaggaggagcttgcagagGAGGCCGCAGAGGAACCGGCCACAGAGGAACCAGCTGCAGAGGAGGAGGCCGCAGAGGAACCGGCCGCAGAGGAGGCTGCTGCTCCCGAGG AAGTCACTAAATATCAGCATGAAAAGTGGGATGAAAAGGCCCAAGATTCTGCAGGcgaggaagagaaagaacaagagaaagagaaggatgagGAAAACAAGGTGAAGAACTCCAAAGGGACCTAG